CCAGAGTGCTCTTACCGAACCCCGCCGGAGCGTGGATCACCGTCAGCCGCGGCCGGGAAGCAGTCCGCAACCGGTCGATCAGCCTGCCGCGATGCACCAACGCCCGCCCGGACATGGCCGGACGGAATCTGGTCTCGGGGGTGGGCGGCGTCGTGGTCCGCCGGAACGACGGTGACCGGCCGGTAGGAACCGGACGCGGCGCACCGGTGTCCTCCACAGGGGGCGTCAGGTCGCCGTGGTCATCGGTGCGCACCGTCATGTCCTGTACCGGCATACCGTGAGCCCCCTCGACACCGCGCAGTAACTCACCGAACTCAGCGGCCGACCGCGGGCGCTTCGCCAGATCATGCGCCATAGCGGCCTCGATGACAGCACACAGGTCATCAGGGATACCGTCGGGCCGCAGGTCCGGCAGCGGCTCGGCGGCGATCCGCAAGAACTGCGCGACCACCTGCTCACCCGAGCGGCGCTCGAACGCGGCATGCCCGGTGATCATGCAAAACAACGTGGCGCCCAACCCGTAAATATCGGACGCCACCGACGGGTTCCCCGATCGCAACACCTCCGGGGCGGTGAACGCGGGCGAGCCGGTGATCACACCTGTGGTCGTCTCGAAACCGCCTTCGATACGAGCGATCCCGAAATCGGTGAGCTGCGGCTCACCATAATCGGTGAGCAACACATTCCCCGGCTTGATATCACGATGCAGAATCCCAGCCCGATGCGCCGTCTCCAAAGCACCAGCCAACTTGACTGTAATCCCGACCGCGTCATCGAGCGGCAGGCGTCCCTCTCGGCGAAGACGGTCTTCCAACGAACCGCGGGAGTGATACGGCATCACCAGATACGGGCGACCACTGCGAGTGGTGCCGACCTGCAGAACGTGCACGATATTGGGATGGCCGGACAAAGCGCCCATCGCCTGCTGCTCACGCACGAATCTTTCGACGTTTTCCGGCCAGAGATCCGCCGCCGCAAGCAAGACCTTGACCGCGACATCCCGGTTCAACGCCCGCTGCGTACACCGGTACACCACCCCGAAACCACCCCGACCGATCTGTCGCGGGCCGTCGAGACCGGTGCCTTCCAGTTCCTTGTCGATGTCTGGAGGCCGGTCACTCTGCGTCGCGAAAGAATCTCGGTCCGCCATCGCCCTGCTCTGTGTCGGGTGCTGCCGCGCTACCTTCCCAGCTTATCCCCGGCGAATCACCGAACCGGGCGGGGTTTCAGAGAAACTTCCGCTACGGCTTCAGTTCGATAAGCGCCTACTCTCAGTGGAACCGCGGTGCTCCAGACATCGGGAATTGGGTCCGGACAGGCGAGTATGCCGAAATCGACGTGCTGGTCGTGGGACATGACAGTGATCTTGTCCGCGGGATGTGTGGAGCGGGCTCGGCACCCTTTTCTCCATTTCTGGGAGCAGACGTGGTCGGCTCATGGCTTGCCACCGGCCGTCAGATCGCGGATCAGCAGGGCGGTGTACAGGGAGGTGCGCGATTCGCCGTCGCCGAGGCCGGTGTCGAGGATGCGTTCGATACGGGCCAGGCGCTCGTAGAGGGTAGGCCGGCTGATGTTGAGTCGGCGGGCGAGTTCGGTCTTGTTGCCCGCCAAGTCGAGGAACTGGCGCAGAGTGCGAGTCAGGTCGGCGTCGTGGCGGATGTCGTAGCGAAGTAGCGCGCTCAGTTCGGTCTCGGCGAAACGCTGCACACCCGGTTCGTCGCGGATCAGCGACAGCAGCCCGCGCAAGCGCACGTCGCCGCTGCGATAGAACGGTCGCGATGCCGAACCCCCCAGCGACAGTGCGACTTCCGCGACGTGCGGCAGCTCGTGGGCGGTGTCCAGCAGCGAATCCGACGCGGCCCCTGCGCCGATCACCACCCGCCGCACCCCGTCGACCCGCCGCACCTCGCCGAGGATCGCGGTGCATACCGCGGCCAGCCTCTCGTCCAACTCATCGTTCCGCGGCAGCGCGAGGATCATGGCGATTCGGTCCCCTTGGTCGGCAGCGGCGAGCGCGGTCATCTTCGCCAGGCCGAGTCCGTGTGCTACCGCGTCCAGGATGCCGACCGCGCGGCGCTGTCCGGCGACCGGATCGGCCTCGGCCGCCGCGGCGACATCGACGGCGAGCGGAACGTAGGCGGTCCGGCCTGCCAACCCCGAGCGCTGCGGCCCGCGTGCGGGCGTCGCGCTCGTCCAGCTTGCCGTTGACCATGTCGTCGATCAGCCCGGTCTGCGCCTGCCGGTGCAGACCGAACCGGTCCTTCTCGATCATGCGGTGCAGCGTCAGCGTCTGCGCGGCGCGCTCCAGCACCATGCGCGCCCGCGCGCTCGGCACCCCCTCGGAACGCAGGAGCAGCCGCCCCCACCGCTGGGTGTGCGGGCCGATGGCCACCGCGTCCCAGTCATCGGGCAGCAGGCGCGAGGTGTTCTCCCAGTTCTCCAGCAGCGCCGAGGTGGACGCATGGCGCGCGGTCAGCGCGAGCACCCGGTGTGCCAGGTCCTCCAGCACCACCGCGGCGTCCAGCATGTTCGCCGCAGTCTGCACGATCTCGGCCAGCGCGGCTCGGCGGACGCTGAGCTCGGTGAATGTCTCGTGCACGGTGCGCGCGAACTCGAGTTCCGCGTACTTCTCGGCGACGATCACCCGATGCACCGCTTCGGTAATCTCCACGAACCGGGTGACCCGGTGCAGCGCGATCAACGGAAGCCCCAGCGCGTCGGCGGTCGCGGCGACCCAGGGAGACAGCGCGGGCACATATCCGCCGAGCTCGACCACCAGCCCGGACACCCCTGCCGCCGCCAGCGCCGTCACATACGCCTCGGCCGCCGCGTCACCGTGGCTCATGCCTACCCGGTCGTCAGGATGCGCTCGCCGCCGACCAGCAGCTGCGCCACATCAGCCAGCTCGCTGACGTGCACCCAGCGCACCGGCCGAGCCAGCGATCCCCCGCCGACGACCTCGGGTTCACCGGCGCGGACCACTGGCATCGCCAACACGTCGGCCACCGAGGGAAGCACCGGCGAATCGCAATACCCAGCGCGAAATCGCATACAGATCATCGGGTCATCGGGAAGGCTTGATACCGCAGAGTGGTATCCAGCGACTTCGCACCGCCCAGGGGACCGCCGCACGTGGCGACGAGAGACGGCACCGCCAACGCTCACGATCGAATCGAGGAGATATGCAGACCATCGCGCACTGGCTCGACGGCAAGGCTTTCGCGGGCAGCAGCGAGGCGACGGCGCCGGTGACCAACCCGGCGACCGGCGTGGTGACCGGACAGGTCGCGTTGGCGAACGTGGCGGACACCCGGGCGGCGATCGACTCGGCGGCGGCGGCGTTCCCGGCCTGGCGGGACAGCTCGCTGGCCCGGCGCACCCAGATCCTGTTCCGCTTCCGCGAACTCCTCAATGAACGCAAGGAAGAGCTCGCGCACCTGATCACGGCCGAGCACGGCAAGGTCCTGGCCGATGCCATGGGCGAGGTGAGCCGCGGTCTGGAGGTCGTCGAATTCGCCTGCGGCGTGCCGCATCTGCTCAAGGGCGGCTACACCGAGAACGCCTCGACGAAGGTGGACATCTTTTCGCTCCGCCAGCCACTGGGCCCGGTCGCGGTGATCTCCCCGTTCAACTTCCCCGCAATGGTGCCGATGTGGTTCTTCCCTCTCGCCATCGCCGCGGGCAACACGGTGGTGCTCAAGCCCAGCGAGAAGGACCCGTCGGCCTCGCTGTGGCTCGCCCAGCTGTGGGACGAAGCCGATTTGCCCGCAGGAGTTTTCACCGTGCTGCAGGGCGACAAGGTCGCGGTCGACGAGCTGCTGGACAACCCGGGCATCAAGGCTGTCTCGTTCGTGGGCTCAACGCCGATCGCGCGGTACGTCTACCAGCGTGGCACCGCGGCGGGCAAGCGAGTGCAGGCGCTCGGCGGCGCGAAGAACCACATGGTGGTACTGCCGGACGCCGATCTGGACCTGGCCGCCGACGCCGCGGTGAACGCCGGGTTCGGCTCCGCGGGCGAGCGATGCATGGCGATCAGCGTGGTGGTCGCCGTCGGCGGCGCGGCCGACGAGCTGGTCGGCAAGATCGCCGAGCGGGCCGGGACCATCAAGACCGGCGACGGCGCCCGCGCGGCCGACATGGGCCCGCTGGTCACCCGCGCGCACCGCGACCGGGTCGCGGACTACATCGCGGCGGGCGAAACCGCCGGTGCCGCAGTGGTTCTCGACGGCCGAGGCGTCGAAGCCGACGGCGCGGCCGACGGGTTCTGGCTCGGACCGACGATTCTCGACCACGTCGACACGGATATGAGCGTCTACACCGACGAGATCTTCGGCCCCGTCCTGTCGATCGTGCGGGTCGACAGCTACGACGACGCACTCGCCCTGGTCAACGCCAACCCCTACGGCAACGGCACCGCCCTCTTCACCAACGACGGCGGCGCGGCCCGGCGCTTCCACAACGAGGTGGAGGTCGGCATGGTCGGGATCAACGTGCCGATCCCGGTTCCCATGTCCTACTACAGCTTCGGCGGCTGGAAGAACTCGCTGTTCGGCGACGCGCACGCGCACGGCACCGACGGAGTGCAGTTCTTCACCCGCGGCAAGGCGGTCACCACCCGCTGGCTCGACCCGAGCCACGGCGGGCTGAACCTCGGGTTCCCGCAGAACAAGTAGGTACCCCCAGCGATGCTTCGGCCCCGGCCTGAGCGAGCTCGCGCGGCGGCATCCCAGCACCGGCGAGGTGCGGCACGGGGGTGTTCTGGGCGCTGGAGCTCGTCCGCGACCGGTCCACCCGCGAATACGGTGTGACGTCTCGCGTCGACGACCCGATGCCATATGCGGGCCTCGTCGATCGGTCGAGTCAGCGGGAATGCCCTGGCGCACCTGATTGTTCGCTCAGAACGTGACCAGTACCGCTGTTCTTTCCGATGACCTGAAGAAGTACCTGGACGAGGAGCGTGTGTTCGCCACCGCGGCCACGATCGGGCCGAATGGGCAGCCGCACCTGACCGTGATCTGGATCAAGCGCGACGGCGACGATCTGTTGTTCTCCACCACCACCGATCGCCAACAGGGCAAGAACCTCGCACGCGACCCGCGGATCACCGTGCTGATCAACCCACCGGACAACCCGTATGTGTACGCGGAGATCCGCGGCAACGCGACGCTCACGCCGGATCCGGACAAGTTCCTGCCCGACGAGCTTTCGCTGAAGTACACCGGCCAGAAGTACCTGGATTTCAACCCCGCCTCGACGCACGACGGACCGCGCGTCATCGTGCGGGTGACGCCACGCAAGGTCGCGGGACGGATGTAGTCGGCGGGCTCAGGCCTGCTGGGCCTCTTCCTGCGCGTGCTGCGCCAACGCCAGCTGTGGCGGGGTGAATCGCAACGTCAGCGCGACCAGTCCGGTCGCGAATGCGATCAAAGCGCACACGAGCAGCACCAGGGTGTAGCCATTGCCCAGCGCAGCGATCTCGGCGGGTGTCATGCCCGCGACCTTGCCGGTGCGGCCGCCGAGCGAAAGCGTGCGCGAGGCGGCGATCGGCGTGAGCAGACCGATGGCGACCGGCGTGGCCAGGTTCATGAACATCTGCCCGACCGCGGCCAGTGGACCGATGTTCGCCGGCGGCACGCCGACCAGCACGCACAGCGGCGTGAGCACCATGGCCATGCCGACGCCGAGACCGATCACGACCAACAGGGGCAGCAGCGTCGCGAAATACAGCACGTCGCCGTCCAAGGTCGAGCCCAACAGCAGCCCGACGCCGAGCACAAGAGAGGCGCTCGCGAGCTGCCAGCGCGGCGCGATGTACAACGCGGCCTTGGAGGCCAGCGCGCCGCCGATGCCGATGCCGACGGTGAACGGGATGGCCGCGACGCCCGCCTTCAGCGGGCCGTAGCCGATCACATTCTGCATGAACTGGGCGACGAAGAAGGTCATCGCGCCGAGTACGCCGCCGGCCAGGAAGATCAGCAGGAAGGTGGCGATGCGGTCGCGGCTGTCGAACAGCGACCACGGCAGCAATGGATCTTCCACTCGCCGCTCCAGTGCGACGAAGACGATCAGCAGCACGACGCCCGCGATGAGTGAACCGATGATGACGGGGTCGCCCCACCCGATCTCGGGGCCCTCGGTGGCGCCGAAAACGATGGCGGCACACGCGAGGGTGCCGAGCACCGCGCCGGGCACATCGAGCGCCGAACGGTGGTGTTCTGTGTCTGCGAGCTTGTAGACCGCGCCGAGGATGATCAGCGCACCGATCGGGACGTTGATCAGGAAGATCCACCGCCACGACAGCTGGGTCAGCGCGCCGCCGACCACCAAGCCGCCGACCGAGCCGATGCCGACCATCGACCCGACGATCGCGATCGCCTGATTGCGCGCCCTGCCCGGCGCGAACGTCGTTGCCACCAGGGCGAAGGCCGTCGGCGCCGCGACCGCCGCGCCCGCGCCTTGGACCGCGCGCGCCGCGAGCAACATGGCCTGGTTCTGTGCGAGCCCACAGGCCAGCGAGGCGACGGTGAACAGGACGACACCGAGGACGAGCATCCGTTTGCGCCCGAAGGCGTCGCCGAGCCTTCCACCGAGCAGCATCAAGCCCGCGAACGTGAGCCCGTAGGACGTGACCGTCCACGCGCTGCCCGCGCTGGACAGCCCCATCTCCTCCTGCAGCCTGGGCAGTGCGAAGATCACCACCGTGCCGTCGAGCACGACCATGAGCTGCAACCCGCTCAGTACTAGAATCGCGAGCCCGAAGGCCCGCTGCGTCACCGGATACTGCATCTTCGCAGCGGGATTCTGGAGCACAGTGAGCCACTGTAATTGATGCAGCCACCGCCGCCTCCGCCACGGGGACCCGGCGCGAAGG
The DNA window shown above is from Nocardia sp. NBC_01730 and carries:
- a CDS encoding CoA-acylating methylmalonate-semialdehyde dehydrogenase; the encoded protein is MQTIAHWLDGKAFAGSSEATAPVTNPATGVVTGQVALANVADTRAAIDSAAAAFPAWRDSSLARRTQILFRFRELLNERKEELAHLITAEHGKVLADAMGEVSRGLEVVEFACGVPHLLKGGYTENASTKVDIFSLRQPLGPVAVISPFNFPAMVPMWFFPLAIAAGNTVVLKPSEKDPSASLWLAQLWDEADLPAGVFTVLQGDKVAVDELLDNPGIKAVSFVGSTPIARYVYQRGTAAGKRVQALGGAKNHMVVLPDADLDLAADAAVNAGFGSAGERCMAISVVVAVGGAADELVGKIAERAGTIKTGDGARAADMGPLVTRAHRDRVADYIAAGETAGAAVVLDGRGVEADGAADGFWLGPTILDHVDTDMSVYTDEIFGPVLSIVRVDSYDDALALVNANPYGNGTALFTNDGGAARRFHNEVEVGMVGINVPIPVPMSYYSFGGWKNSLFGDAHAHGTDGVQFFTRGKAVTTRWLDPSHGGLNLGFPQNK
- a CDS encoding PPOX class F420-dependent oxidoreductase, which codes for MTSTAVLSDDLKKYLDEERVFATAATIGPNGQPHLTVIWIKRDGDDLLFSTTTDRQQGKNLARDPRITVLINPPDNPYVYAEIRGNATLTPDPDKFLPDELSLKYTGQKYLDFNPASTHDGPRVIVRVTPRKVAGRM
- a CDS encoding MFS transporter: MQYPVTQRAFGLAILVLSGLQLMVVLDGTVVIFALPRLQEEMGLSSAGSAWTVTSYGLTFAGLMLLGGRLGDAFGRKRMLVLGVVLFTVASLACGLAQNQAMLLAARAVQGAGAAVAAPTAFALVATTFAPGRARNQAIAIVGSMVGIGSVGGLVVGGALTQLSWRWIFLINVPIGALIILGAVYKLADTEHHRSALDVPGAVLGTLACAAIVFGATEGPEIGWGDPVIIGSLIAGVVLLIVFVALERRVEDPLLPWSLFDSRDRIATFLLIFLAGGVLGAMTFFVAQFMQNVIGYGPLKAGVAAIPFTVGIGIGGALASKAALYIAPRWQLASASLVLGVGLLLGSTLDGDVLYFATLLPLLVVIGLGVGMAMVLTPLCVLVGVPPANIGPLAAVGQMFMNLATPVAIGLLTPIAASRTLSLGGRTGKVAGMTPAEIAALGNGYTLVLLVCALIAFATGLVALTLRFTPPQLALAQHAQEEAQQA